Proteins encoded in a region of the Nocardia asteroides genome:
- a CDS encoding ABC transporter permease gives MSFARLLLRRVILLVTLLACVFVAVDLLPGNTARAVLGREATPEQIAAKEHELGLDRPLAIRFRDWISGVATGDFGRTARGRSVNDLLVDKFPPTLLLGGLALALTVLASLALGAWWATRPGSAAARVLQPATTTAVAVPEFVISTVLILIFALALGWLPAVTITDRSGFPAGPQMLVLPVLALALPQIGWNTRVVRAALSDAALAPHVESAVLDGLSTRVVLTRHVLPFALPTIVASFATTVGMVLGGALVVETIFNYPGLGAVLAGSVADRDTSVVAAVVALSGVVIMVMLAAADGIRTWSLRGRR, from the coding sequence ATCTCCTTCGCGCGACTCCTCTTGCGGCGCGTCATCCTGCTGGTGACGCTGCTGGCGTGCGTCTTCGTGGCGGTGGATCTGCTGCCGGGGAATACCGCCCGTGCCGTCCTCGGCCGGGAGGCCACGCCGGAGCAGATCGCGGCCAAAGAACACGAACTCGGCCTGGACCGCCCGCTGGCGATCCGGTTCCGGGACTGGATATCGGGTGTGGCGACCGGTGATTTCGGGCGTACCGCGCGCGGGCGGTCGGTCAACGACCTGCTCGTCGACAAGTTCCCGCCGACGCTGCTGCTCGGCGGACTCGCCCTGGCGCTGACCGTGCTCGCCTCCCTCGCGCTGGGCGCGTGGTGGGCGACCCGCCCGGGCAGTGCGGCGGCACGCGTATTGCAGCCGGCGACGACCACGGCGGTGGCGGTCCCGGAGTTCGTGATCTCGACGGTGCTGATCCTGATCTTCGCGCTGGCGCTCGGCTGGCTGCCCGCCGTCACCATCACCGACCGGTCCGGATTCCCGGCCGGGCCGCAGATGCTGGTGCTGCCGGTGCTCGCGCTCGCGTTGCCGCAGATCGGGTGGAACACCAGGGTGGTGCGCGCCGCCCTTTCCGACGCGGCGCTCGCGCCGCACGTGGAAAGCGCGGTGCTGGACGGACTTTCGACGCGGGTCGTACTCACTCGGCACGTGCTGCCCTTCGCGTTGCCGACGATCGTCGCCAGCTTCGCCACCACGGTGGGGATGGTGCTCGGCGGCGCCCTGGTGGTGGAGACCATCTTCAACTACCCCGGTCTCGGTGCGGTCCTGGCCGGTTCGGTGGCCGACCGTGACACCTCGGTGGTCGCCGCGGTGGTCGCGCTGTCCGGAGTGGTGATCATGGTCATGCTGGCCGCCGCCGACGGCATCCGTACCTGGTCGTTGCGGGGGCGGCGATGA
- a CDS encoding ABC transporter permease subunit, translating into MTVSRAVRRTRATGAERRRAKRGLGLLTVAPALVVTMLSVLGPTLAPHAAQEAVGIPFGDPGDGAVLGTDRLGRDVLSQVLYGGWGLLLLSAVIAVAVTGLSCVLGAVAALRPRIGAMIELGTDLFILIPAVLGILLVLTSWPDAGSVGLIVVALLFGVPYCARIFAAAAAGVAASGFVESALAAGEPLRHLVFREVIPNMREVLTTQLGLRFVAAVYLVSTASFLQLPTTLGASNWAVMVRENASGMLLNPWAVLAPSLAIAIVAVSVNLAVTAFGRGVRE; encoded by the coding sequence ATGACCGTTTCCAGGGCGGTGCGCAGAACAAGGGCGACAGGCGCAGAGCGTCGGCGGGCGAAGCGCGGGCTGGGCCTGCTGACCGTCGCGCCCGCGCTGGTGGTCACCATGCTGTCGGTGCTCGGGCCGACACTGGCACCACACGCCGCGCAGGAGGCGGTCGGCATACCGTTCGGTGATCCCGGCGACGGCGCGGTGCTCGGCACCGACCGGCTCGGCCGGGATGTGCTCAGCCAAGTGCTCTACGGCGGTTGGGGATTGCTGTTGCTGTCGGCTGTCATCGCGGTGGCGGTCACCGGTCTGTCGTGTGTGCTCGGCGCGGTCGCCGCCCTGCGTCCGCGCATCGGCGCGATGATCGAGCTGGGCACCGACTTGTTCATCCTGATCCCGGCGGTGCTGGGCATCCTGCTGGTACTGACTTCCTGGCCGGACGCGGGCAGCGTCGGACTCATCGTGGTGGCGCTGCTGTTCGGCGTGCCGTACTGCGCACGGATCTTCGCGGCGGCGGCCGCGGGGGTCGCGGCGTCCGGGTTCGTGGAGAGCGCGCTGGCCGCGGGCGAGCCGCTGCGGCATCTGGTCTTCCGGGAGGTGATCCCGAACATGCGCGAAGTCCTGACCACCCAGCTCGGGCTGCGTTTCGTGGCCGCGGTCTACCTCGTGAGCACGGCGTCCTTCCTGCAACTGCCCACCACGCTCGGTGCGAGCAACTGGGCGGTCATGGTGCGCGAGAACGCCTCCGGCATGCTGCTCAATCCCTGGGCCGTGCTGGCCCCGAGTCTTGCGATCGCGATCGTCGCGGTGAGTGTGAACCTGGCGGTGACGGCGTTCGGACGAGGGGTGCGGGAATGA
- a CDS encoding ATP-binding cassette domain-containing protein, translating to MNDDIPVHDLVAVENLTVLAADGRELAGPATFRIPAGTVTALTGPSGSGKTTVMRALLGQLPSAAARTTGSASVAGHDVFALNRDALRRFRRRHIAYVGQDPGSALNPLLRVRALLREVAPDASKSTLTDTLALVGLSPDYLHRRPGELSGGQQRRVALARALIRRTGVLVLDEPLAGLHGALRTDIAGQLAALARERSTAILLSGHDTALVHSIADDVVELGDGLPASSPIGPGSASRTAVSAAVSDAESGPRASAAVRDEPNGRERSPATATDDRDVLRARGITASIDGHQVLADIDLALGAGSALAVVGASGAGKTTLARVIAGLHDRASGSLTLRGEPVTVGRGRRIRYGAGGIQLVTQNPRSALNPRRTVAQTLGRPLRRIGRVPRRDLARRITELLAAVELSADMAARYPHELSGGQRQRVALARALAADPAVLLCDEITSALDHATAAAIMALLDRIRAEHDTALLIITHDMALVAEYCPRLLVLDHGRIVESGHTGTVLAAPAHNATSELLV from the coding sequence ATGAACGACGACATTCCGGTGCACGACCTCGTCGCGGTCGAGAACCTGACCGTGCTCGCCGCGGACGGGCGGGAGCTGGCCGGTCCGGCGACCTTCCGGATACCGGCGGGCACGGTCACCGCGCTCACCGGTCCGTCCGGGTCCGGCAAGACCACGGTGATGCGCGCCCTGCTCGGACAACTGCCCTCCGCCGCGGCGCGGACGACCGGTTCGGCGTCGGTCGCCGGGCACGACGTGTTCGCGCTGAATCGCGACGCGCTGCGTCGTTTCCGGCGCAGGCACATCGCCTACGTGGGACAGGATCCGGGATCGGCGTTGAACCCACTGCTGCGCGTGCGCGCCCTGTTGCGCGAAGTGGCTCCGGACGCGTCCAAGTCCACCCTCACCGATACGCTGGCGCTGGTCGGCCTGTCGCCGGACTACCTGCACCGCCGCCCCGGGGAACTCTCCGGCGGTCAGCAGCGCCGCGTCGCCCTCGCCAGGGCGCTGATCCGCCGGACCGGCGTGCTGGTGCTCGACGAGCCGCTCGCCGGGCTGCACGGCGCCCTGCGCACCGACATCGCCGGACAACTCGCCGCACTGGCTCGGGAGCGGTCTACGGCGATCCTGCTGTCCGGGCACGACACCGCCCTCGTGCACTCGATCGCCGACGACGTCGTCGAACTCGGGGACGGTCTCCCGGCGTCATCGCCGATCGGTCCGGGCTCGGCGTCACGAACCGCCGTCTCCGCAGCGGTTTCCGATGCCGAATCAGGGCCGCGTGCGTCCGCGGCGGTTCGCGACGAGCCGAACGGCCGCGAGCGTTCACCTGCTACCGCGACGGACGATCGAGATGTCCTGCGCGCACGGGGAATCACCGCGTCCATCGACGGCCATCAGGTGCTTGCCGATATCGACCTCGCGCTCGGCGCGGGTTCGGCGCTCGCGGTGGTGGGCGCGTCGGGCGCGGGCAAGACCACGCTGGCGCGCGTCATCGCGGGTCTGCACGATCGCGCGAGCGGGTCGCTCACCCTGCGGGGCGAGCCGGTCACGGTCGGGCGGGGACGGCGTATCCGCTACGGCGCGGGCGGCATTCAGCTGGTCACCCAGAACCCCAGATCCGCGCTCAACCCGCGCCGCACGGTCGCGCAAACGCTGGGCCGCCCGCTACGGCGAATCGGCCGCGTCCCGCGCCGCGATCTCGCGCGGCGGATCACCGAGCTCCTCGCCGCGGTGGAGCTGTCCGCCGACATGGCCGCCCGCTACCCGCACGAGCTGTCCGGCGGCCAACGCCAACGGGTGGCGCTGGCCCGAGCGTTGGCCGCCGACCCCGCCGTGCTCCTGTGCGACGAGATCACCTCGGCCCTCGATCACGCCACCGCGGCAGCGATCATGGCACTTCTGGACCGGATCCGGGCCGAGCACGACACCGCCCTGCTGATCATCACCCACGACATGGCGTTGGTCGCCGAATATTGCCCGAGGCTGCTCGTCCTCGATCACGGACGCATCGTCGAATCCGGCCACACCGGAACCGTTCTCGCCGCACCCGCGCACAACGCGACCAGTGAGCTGCTGGTCTGA